From one Esox lucius isolate fEsoLuc1 chromosome 11, fEsoLuc1.pri, whole genome shotgun sequence genomic stretch:
- the LOC105008076 gene encoding zinc finger protein OZF-like: protein MQREEKPSLLLSFHTELKQERLDSDYESGSQGELVDSEMTSVKQEDKSQTLGMNVTIKDEEEEKNVVIIKNGEGDLLTQDGIPEVKTLEQQQQEDCNDKKSHHCPYCEKHFSFLSLLNIHINMHAGEKPYSCSDCGKCFIKSSAFTRHQRLHTGEKPYSCSDCGKCFIRSSELIVHKRVHTGEKPYSCSDCGKCFIRSSELIVHKRVHTGEKPYSCSDCGKCFTTSYDLTKHQKVHTVEKSYSCSDCGKCFFRLSELTRHQRVHTGEKPYSCSDCGKCFSQLGSLKVHQRIHTGEKPCSCSDCGKCFITSSDLTIHQRVHTGEKPYSCSDCGKCFSQLGHLTAHQRIHTGVKPYSCSVCGDSFLRSYELTSHKRLHTGEKPYSCSDCGKCFLRSYELTSHKRLHTGEKPYSCSDCGNCFMTSSQLINHQKVHKVEKPYSCSDCGKSFLRYYELTKHKKIHTGEKPYSCSDCGKCFSQLGNLKVHLLIHTGEKPYSCSDCGKCFAQLGNLKVHLLIHTGEKPHSCSDCGKCFSQLGSLKVHQHTHTGR, encoded by the exons ATG cagagggaggagaaacccagcctgctgctctcttTCCACACTGAGCTCAAACAAGAGAGACTGGATTCTGATTATGAAAGTGGATCTCAGGGGGAattggtggattcagagatgacatcagtgaaGCAGGAAGACAAAAGTCAAACGCTCGGAATGAATGTTACCATTAAAGatgaagaagaggagaagaatgtGGTTATCATTAAAAATGGAGAAGGGGATTTACTCACTCAAG ATGGGATTCCTGAAGTGAAGACTCTTGAACAGCAACAACAGGAAGACTGCAATGATAAGAAGTCTCATCACTGTCCTTactgtgaaaaacatttctcatttctatcatTGTTAAATATacacattaacatgcatgctggagagaagccttactcctgttctgactgtgggaaatgttTCATTAAATCATCTGCATTTACTAGACATCAGAGACTTCACACAGGCGAGAAGccttactcttgttctgactgtgggaagtgtttcattaggTCATCTGAGCTTATTGTTCAtaagagagtgcacacaggcgAGAAAccttactcttgttctgactgtgggaagtgtttcattaggTCATCTGAGCTTATTGTTCAtaagagagtgcacacaggcgagaagccttactcttgttctgactgtgggaagtgtttcactACATCATATGATCTTACTAAACATCAGAAAGTGCACACAGTTGAGAAATcgtactcctgttctgactgtgggaagtgtttctttagACTATCTGAACTTACTAGACATCAGAGAGTTCACACAGgcgagaagccttactcctgttctgactgtgggaagtgtttctctcagtTAGGTagccttaaagttcaccagcgcatacatactggagagaagccttgcTCGTGTtcagactgtgggaagtgtttcattacatcatctGATCTTACTattcatcagagagtgcacacaggcgagaagccttactcctgttctgactgtgggaagtgtttctctcaattaggtcacTTAAcagctcaccagcgcatacatactggcgtgaaaccttactcctgttctgtctGTGGAGATTCTTTCCTTAGATCTTATGAACTTACTAGCCATAAAAGACTCCACACAGgggagaagccttactcctgttctgactgtgggaagtgcttCCTGAGATCATATGAACTTACTAGCCATAAAAGACTTCACACAGgggagaagccttactcctgttctgactgtgggaactGTTTTATGACCTCGTCTCAACTTATTAATCATCAGAAAGTGCACAAAGTggagaaaccttactcctgttctgactgtgggaagagtttcctTAGATACTATGAACTTACTAAACATAAGAAAATTCACACAGGTGAAAAACCTTATTCCTGTtcagactgtgggaagtgtttctctcaattaggtaacCTTAAAGTTCACTTGctcatacatactggagagaagccttactcctgttctgactgtgggaagtgtttcgcTCAATTAGGTAACCTTAAAGTTCACTTGctcatacatactggagagaagcctcactcctgttctgactgtgggaagtgtttctctcaattaggtagtcttaaagttcaccagcacacacatactggaCGTTAA